The nucleotide window GTCGCTTTGAGTTGATAGTGCTCAATCAGTTCGTGCTGTAATCGCCTGACTTTAGCTGAACGAGGCAGTAGCTCCACCGGCTGACCTTTGGGAATAACCACTTGCTCAACCGCAATTCGAGCTTCTTCAAGCGCCTCAAGCTCATGCTCACTACCTTCCTCTGAAAACAAGCTGAGTTCACCTGGCGCTAGGCTGGCTAGCGCATCTATTCCTAACAAACGCTGCAAAGCCCGAGTAATTTCTAGCACCGTATTCCCTTTGGCAATCTGAATCCGGATTTGTCGCTGCTTGGCCAAGCGTTCCAGCTTAGATTGGCTTTTACGGTGAGCAGGCAACGTCAAAATCGCGTCTGCCTCATCTAGCTCTCGCACCAAAACCACCGGCAATTTTAGGGTCGTAGCAATATGTTCAAGCTGCTGTCTGCTAATGCCATAAGGATACAAATGCAGACTGTGACCGTTAACCGCCTTAACCAAACGTTGAGTATCCAATTCACCAGTTCCTAACACAGCCTTATGAGCCGGATCTGCTAACGAAAGCTGCTGAGTTGGCTCCCAAGTTCCCAAAGTATCTCGCTGGTAGCCCTTGTGGTGAAAAGGGAGCACTTGCCCAACCGACTGTCGCCGAGACCGAGCTGCAGGGCTGATGAGAGAGCCCGAAGAAGATTTGGGCTCCTCCTGAGTGACTATGACTTCCCCACTCTCAGTAACTGTTCTGACCTGGGGATAAGGCTGTCGTCCCCGTAACAAAGCATCTACTGTCTCTGCAACGCTCTCATGGACTACCCAGCGCTGACGCTCTAACATTTCAACCGCAATATCAAAGGTAGGTGGCGCTTTACGCTCCAAAACACTCTTTTGGGAACCACGACGCCGTGCCTCGTCATCACCCAAAGTTACGGATTGAATACCGCCCACTAAATCAGAGAGGGTTGGGTTCTTAACCAAGTTTTCGATTTGGTTCCCATGGGCTGTACCAACAAGCTGTACTCCACGCTCAGCAATCGTTCGAGCTGCAAG belongs to Pseudanabaena sp. FACHB-2040 and includes:
- a CDS encoding R3H domain-containing nucleic acid-binding protein, whose product is MTSDLQKLLDILPQDLQQALVHHPKRDTLIEVVLDLGRFPEARFPGGAEYLSETAVTHEHLQACIQHVSLFGGDNRAGIEQTLHRISAIRNRTGDVIGLTCRVGRAIHGTIAMIRDLVETGQSLLLLGRPGVGKTTALREIARVLADDLNKRVVIIDTSNEIAGDGDIPHPAIGRARRMQVSRPELQHQVMIEAVENHMPEVVVIDEIGAELEALAARTIAERGVQLVGTAHGNQIENLVKNPTLSDLVGGIQSVTLGDDEARRRGSQKSVLERKAPPTFDIAVEMLERQRWVVHESVAETVDALLRGRQPYPQVRTVTESGEVIVTQEEPKSSSGSLISPAARSRRQSVGQVLPFHHKGYQRDTLGTWEPTQQLSLADPAHKAVLGTGELDTQRLVKAVNGHSLHLYPYGISRQQLEHIATTLKLPVVLVRELDEADAILTLPAHRKSQSKLERLAKQRQIRIQIAKGNTVLEITRALQRLLGIDALASLAPGELSLFSEEGSEHELEALEEARIAVEQVVIPKGQPVELLPRSAKVRRLQHELIEHYQLKATSFGEEPNRRLRIYPA